A single genomic interval of Perognathus longimembris pacificus isolate PPM17 unplaced genomic scaffold, ASM2315922v1 HiC_scaffold_5296, whole genome shotgun sequence harbors:
- the LOC125345099 gene encoding collagen alpha-1(I) chain-like, which yields MAEAPRGGRGPRSARARVMSRDPHLENHHTSPRDREPGSAARGGGLNPVRPRAARREGRRPRAHPPGWPGPPPPPTGARGPTGAGSRRSPWAAPSRGSGGRLGKGSPPLLALQAPGRSRGPAAGRAVTCPGCRSQGPVPRRHTSDSEEMRALLFPDRGKKLPLGRILPGSLAAIPGSPGSLRAGRSRARTPGLAVREGRAAEARPREQKLEGSQAGPTRSPVSETARGTRAVQARNKEASASRRAPAADTPRGAGLPQAVTPRTGQTPCAPSLRPPTPTADTAAARSVLGTGPRASAERQAREPPDFQDRGELSYVAPLLGTLASRVPPVLGAPRLCSGRA from the exons ATGGCGGAGGCCCCACGAGGAGGCCGCGGCCCTCGGTCAGCCCGGGCACGCGTGATGAGCCGAGACCCCCATCTGGAAAACCACCACACCTCGCCGAGGGACCGGGAACCTGGCTCGGCGGCTCGGGGTGGAGGGCTCAACCCCGTGCGCCCCCGAGCTGCACGCCGAGAAGGAAGGCGTCCACGCGCCCACCCCCCAGGGtggcccggccccccacccccacccacgggTGCCAGGGGCCCCACGGGGGCTGGGAGCCGGCGGTCCCCGTGGGCAGCGCCGTCACGAGGCTCCGGCGGCAGGCTGGGGAAGGGCAGCCCCCCCCTCCTGGCACTGCAAGCGCCTGGCCGGAGCCGGGGCCCGGCGGCCGGCAGAGCCGTCACGTGCCCGGGCTGCCGCAGCCAAGGCCCCGTCCCCCGCCGCCACACCTCTGACTCGGAGGAGATGCGCGCACTCTTATTCCCTGACCGGGGAAAAAAACTCCCTCTTGGCAGAATTCTGCCCGGGAGCCTGGCTGCCATCCCGGGAAG CCCCGGCTCGCTCCGCGCGGGCCGGTCCCGGGCCCGCACCCCCGGTCTGGCTGTCCGCGAGGGCAGAGCGGCCGAGGCCCGGCCGCGGGAGCAGAAGCTGGAGGGGTCACAGGCCGGGCCGACGCGGAGCCCGGTGAGCGAGACCGCCCGGGGCACGAGGGCAGTGCAGG CCAGGAACAAGGAAGCATCGGCCTCCCGACGAGCCCCCGCGGCAGACACCCCCCGGGGTGCCGGCCTACCCCAGGCTGTGACCCCAAGGACGGGGCAGACGCCATGCGCTCCGTCCCTCCGTCCACCCACCCCCACGGCCGACACCGCCGCCGCCCGCTCCGTCCTGGGCACGGGGCCCCGGGCATCAGCGGAGAGGCAAGCCAGAGAGCCCCCCGACTTCCAGGATCGAGGGGAGCTGTCCTACGTGGCCCCCCTCCTGGGGACCCTTGCCAGCCGGGTCCCACCGGTCTTGGGGGCTCCGCGGCTCTGCTCTGGCAGAGCCTGA